In Treponema denticola, one genomic interval encodes:
- a CDS encoding PQQ-binding-like beta-propeller repeat protein: MKKRIFFIFLIFFIFSFHLPAQSLEAYWTLVFAGKNITMPVFWNGNIYTAGDDRALNCITSQGTFLWRRNTSEFPSEFLSVSQAGIVFMVTAKGNIEAFSSQGMPLWTYPLKKKTIFPIHTARDGRLFIIQDDNIICLTSSGKLKWSLPLVSPPISQPAETGSKDIVLILKSGDFLRISIFGSIVEQYRLKKTVSAIGEAPNGYILACTDGSISYYKIGGGSEAVWQGFESEICKNIFYKNGKALYMFENGRIACKDLNSNELIWEEKTSGSFKDGVKCYAIGNEFNITSKGFGCLITDKGRIKWEKKIPETLFFPIITENGLLVGITNEILNAYRVETKLLRKGTKRSATDKFYSIVQDDDKGKDDLPFFIEYSTIDELLEVIKKDIEDGTVGEKEPRYAFQLKTILENKRKAAYFSQDFNPLDRARAAELLGRLGSYEYLDILLDEIYRIDDPDVLAGILRGVEQLAYDPDDRTMEGIRYIMNKAKYNDIGLMTAACDCLTALMRFGEQETTQAAISSLFYIVKGPYSNIIQNYARQKLKNIVK, translated from the coding sequence ATGAAAAAACGGATTTTTTTTATCTTTTTAATTTTTTTTATATTTTCGTTTCATCTGCCGGCCCAAAGTCTTGAAGCCTACTGGACCTTGGTTTTTGCCGGAAAGAATATTACCATGCCTGTTTTTTGGAACGGAAATATTTATACGGCCGGAGATGATAGGGCTTTAAACTGCATTACTTCTCAAGGTACTTTTTTATGGCGTAGAAATACAAGTGAATTTCCAAGTGAGTTTTTATCTGTTTCTCAAGCAGGAATAGTTTTTATGGTTACTGCAAAAGGAAATATCGAAGCCTTTTCTTCTCAAGGAATGCCTCTTTGGACTTATCCTCTAAAGAAAAAAACGATTTTTCCTATACACACTGCGAGAGACGGACGCCTATTTATTATCCAAGATGACAACATAATCTGCCTCACATCTTCAGGGAAATTAAAGTGGTCTCTTCCTCTTGTTTCTCCTCCCATATCACAGCCTGCCGAAACAGGCTCCAAAGATATAGTTTTGATTTTAAAATCCGGAGATTTCTTGCGCATTTCTATCTTCGGTTCTATTGTAGAACAGTACCGTCTTAAAAAGACTGTTTCAGCCATAGGAGAAGCTCCTAATGGTTATATCCTTGCCTGTACCGACGGTTCAATTTCCTATTATAAAATAGGCGGAGGTTCCGAAGCTGTTTGGCAGGGATTTGAATCTGAAATATGTAAAAATATTTTTTATAAAAACGGAAAAGCTCTATATATGTTTGAGAACGGCAGGATTGCATGTAAAGATCTTAATTCCAATGAGCTGATTTGGGAAGAAAAGACTTCGGGTAGTTTTAAAGATGGTGTAAAGTGCTATGCTATAGGGAACGAATTCAATATTACTTCAAAGGGCTTCGGATGCCTTATTACCGATAAGGGGAGAATCAAGTGGGAAAAAAAGATTCCTGAAACGCTATTTTTTCCTATCATAACCGAAAACGGGCTTTTGGTTGGAATAACTAACGAAATTTTAAATGCCTATAGAGTTGAAACAAAGCTTTTACGGAAAGGGACAAAACGAAGTGCCACCGATAAGTTTTATTCGATTGTACAGGATGACGATAAGGGTAAAGATGATCTTCCCTTTTTTATTGAATATTCAACAATAGATGAACTTTTAGAAGTTATAAAAAAAGATATTGAGGATGGGACGGTCGGTGAAAAAGAACCCCGCTATGCTTTTCAACTAAAAACAATATTAGAAAATAAAAGAAAGGCAGCCTATTTTTCTCAAGATTTTAATCCTCTTGACAGAGCAAGGGCTGCGGAGCTTTTAGGCAGGCTTGGCTCCTATGAGTATCTTGATATTCTTTTAGATGAAATTTACCGTATAGATGACCCTGATGTGCTTGCCGGTATTTTAAGAGGTGTAGAACAATTAGCTTATGATCCGGATGACAGAACGATGGAAGGTATCCGATATATTATGAATAAGGCAAAATATAATGATATCGGTCTTATGACGGCAGCTTGCGATTGTTTAACTGCATTGATGCGCTTTGGTGAACAAGAAACAACTCAAGCTGCTATTTCAAGCCTTTTTTATATAGTAAAGGGGCCTTATTCCAATATTATTCAAAATTATGCAAGACAAAAACTAAAAAATATAGTAAAATAG